The Branchiostoma lanceolatum isolate klBraLanc5 chromosome 19, klBraLanc5.hap2, whole genome shotgun sequence DNA segment TTGGctctatgggagagagtgagtgagtgagtgagtgagtgagtgtgtgtgaggtTTGGCTCGATGtctgggagcccatgttgttcatTTCCATGgtgaaatctgtcattctaagcttaacaaaacaaatttccatcagtttcatgtcacaaAGCTCAGCTTTTTGGATGGACGGGTGAGATTTCCGTCCCGGGGGGCGGGGTGTGCGGGAGACAGCCCCGGGGGGCGGGGTgcgctggagacagccccgggggGCGGGGTGTGCAGGAGACAGCCCCGGGGGCGGGGTGTGCGGGAGACAGCCCCGGGGGGCGGGGGGGCGGGAGACAGCCCGGGGGGGTGGGGTGTGCGGGAGACAGCCCCGGGGGGCGGGGTGCGCTGGAGACAGccccaggggggggggggggtgtgcgGGAGACAGCCCCGGGGGGCGGGGTgcgctggagacagccccggggTGCGGGGTGTGCGGGAGACAGCCCCGGGGGGCGGGGTgcgctggagacagccccggggTGCGGGGTGTGCGGGAGACAGCCCCGGGGGGCAGGGTgcgctggagacagccccgggggCGGGGTGTGCGGGAGACAGCCCCGGGGGCGGGGTGTGCGGGAGACAGCCCCAGGGGGCAGGGTgcgctggagacagccccgggggGCGGGGTgcgctggagacagccccgggggCGGGGTGTGCGGGAGACAGCCCCGGGGGGCAGGGTgcgctggagacagccccggggTGCGGGGTGTGCGGGAGACAGCCCCGGGGGGCAGGGTgcgctggagacagccccgggggCGGGGTGTGCGGGAGACAGCCCCGGGGGGCGGGGGGGCGGGAGACAGCCCGGGGGGGCGGGGTGTGCGGGAGACAGCCCCGGGGTGCGGGGTGTGCGGGAGACAGCCCCGGGGGGCAGGGTgcgctggagacagccccgggggCGGGGTGTGCGGGAGACAGCCCCGGGGGGCGGTGGAGACGGCCCCGGGGGTTGGGGTGTGCGGGAGACAGCCCCGGGGGGCGGGGTGTGCGGGAGACAGCCCCGGGGGCGGGGTGTGCGGGAGACAGCCCCGGGGGGCAGGGTgcgctggagacagccccgggggGCGGGGTgcgctggagacagccccgggggCGGGGTGTGCGGGAGACAGCCCCGGGGGCGGGGTGTGCGGGAGACAGCCCCGGGGGGCGGGGGGGCGGGAGACAGCCCGGGGGGGCGGGGTGTGCGGGAGACAGCCCCGGGGTGCGGGGTGTGCGGGAGACAGCCCCGGGGGGCAGGGTgcgctggagacagccccgggggCGGGGTGTGCGGGAGACAGCCCCGGGGGGCGGTGGAGACGGCCCCGGGGGTTGGGGTGTGCGGGAGACAGCCCCGGGGGGCGGGGTGTGCGGGAGACAGCCCCGGGGGCGGGGTGTGCGGGAGACAGCCCCGGGGGGCAGGGTgcgctggagacagccccgggggGCGGGGTGTGCGGGAGACAGCCCCGGGGGCGGGGTGTGCGGGAGACAGCCCCGGGGGGTGCTGGAGAGAGCCCCGGGAGCGGGAGCGCCTCAATAAACACggggcacgttggcgacctcactgcaaACCCAGCGCGCAATGACTTCCATCGACTAAAAACAATCTTTTTAGGCTGTGTGCTTTTTGCACTGCATTTGCATGATATACAGAGTGTCTGGGGTGACACAAATCCAACTTGGCGCGGTCGcggtgaggtcgccaacgtgccgcagtctaACGAAATTCCTGCTTATGAGGAAAATAAATGGAGTCGGGAGCCGTGCGGAGAAACCAAAGCATCAGTTTTTATTAGCCACTCTACTCTGTGTTGTCTGACATGCAGAATGCAGACGAGCGCCCGCCGACAACACATCGCGCCGAGTGCCCCCCGCGGCGCGCCCGCGGCAGACCCGGGGCGAAGCCCGCGCTAATGAAACGGCAGGATTCGACCGCGGGCCTGGAGCATCATGGGAGCGGCCGAGGGGAGACAGGAGGAGCTGGAGTGTCGACAATGAGACAAAGAAACAGTATACAGGATCCCCCTATCAGAGCCCCAGGAATGGAGCCTTTAGCCATACAGGATTCCCCTATCACTGCTCCAAACAGTTACAGGATTTCTCCATGAGAGCCCTAGACAGCTACAGGATTTCCCCATCAGAGCCCCAGATTGAACGGTTTTAGAGTCACCCTATGTGGGACCGAGGTGGGGGCAGAGCCCCCCAATTTTAACCCAGATACCCAGAATAACCTGTCTGGGACCCAAATGGAAATCCCCGTCTGGGCCCCTGACAGAGCCTTTCATGGAGGAATACCCCTCTGGAGGAACCCCCCCTCTAGGGCCCTGATGGAAGAAACCCCCCTCTAGGGCCCTGATGGAGGAATCCCCTCTAGGGCCCTGATGGAGGAACCCCCCTCTAGGGCTCTGATGGAGGAACCCCCCTCTAGGGCTCTGATGGAGGACCCCCCTCTAGGGCCCTGATGGAGGACCCCCCCTCAGGGCTCTGATGGAGGAACCCCCCTCTAGGGCTCTGATGGAAGAACCCCCCTCTAGGGCCCAGATGGAAGAACCCCCCTCTAGGCTCTGATGGAGGAAACCCCCTCTAGGGCCCTGATGGAGGAACCCCCTCTAGGGCCCTGATGGAGGAACCCCCTCTAGGGCCCTGATGGAGGACCCCCCTCTGGGCTCTGATGGAGGAACCCCCCTCTAGGGCCCTGATGGAGGAACCCCCCTCTGGGCCCCAGGAAACAGACATCCTTGACAGAAGGGTGAGAATTGCACTTGCGGGCTGCACACGTTCTACACAAAACACTGAGTCTTTCTTCTGATTGAGGAAATTGTCCAAGACGTCTGGAGTAGCCCAAGACGCCCGGAGAGTCCCGACCCCACCGTCTCGAGAAGAGTCCCACAGAAAGGGCAGAATGTTGTGTACATGCTTCGCTACACACCAGCTAAACACAGACAGCAGAAAGGTTCACATGGTCCTTGGCACGTGTCACATTGGCGATCGCTCCTAGCTACTCTCCAACAATGATGCTACGTCAACCTCCTACCCCACCGTTGCCATAGTAACAAGTGGTCACTGGGGTTACACTACATTTCTCAGTTTGTTTAAACAAGTAAATGTTGGTTGAAGCGTGGCAAGTGGAACGTGCTTGCCTAGGTTTGATATGTGCAcgtgggtggggaggggggcaaacaaAGCCACAACTATCGCACCAGCATCCTTTTCCAGGTAGTCTCAGTATCCTGGAAACacggaaacaaacaaaaagtggTACTACCTGGCTCTGGCAGGTTAGGGCGGTTAAAACTGGTTCTGACTGGTTGTGGTAGGCTGCAACTAGTTTTGACAGGTTGTAACTGGTTTTGACAGGTGATATTAACAGATTCTACTAAGTTGGGGTGGTTGCTAATTGGTTCTGACTGGTTGTAACTGGTTCAGACTGGTGCTAAGGATGCTGGTGGGTTACAAGTTCTGGTTTTGACTGACATAACATCATTTGAACGCGATAAAGGTGGTCTTGAATTCAACACGACTTGAATATCTTGGCTTAAAAAGTTTTAGTACATTGACATTCTTTACAAAATACTTACAACTGAAACTTTCTGATTAGTAAAGTGGTTGAATAAAGGCGTGGGTTAGGGTTACAGGATATCGGGTTACAGGATATCTAGGCAGCTACGGTCAAAGTTCATTCTCGCCTGTCCTGAAGGGTCGCGACCCCACAGGTCAATAAGTACATTCAGTCAGGAAGGTGAAAGGTCATTATTGCAACACACAAGAATTTGGTCCCTCTCCAGATAGCGGTCCCCCCTCCCACAGCAGTGGACCGGTCCAATCCCACATGCACAGGGGGAGGGCAATATCTTCCACAAACTATTCTTTACATCCAAAGGACTCTCCTTCATGCTGCCTCCCCCATTTCTGACATGGACTTTCCCATTTTTACGGAGTATAAGAAGATGCAGCAGAATAGTCCACATGCGGTGGGGGTGCAGCTAGAAGGGAATGTTAAAATTCTGGGCTACATAAAATCTGTGCCAGCTACAGTAAAATACATCACAAGGGACCTGTTGGTGTGAGAAGTGTGGTGAGAACCTATCCCCCCCATATACCATAGTGGTAGAACCTATCCCCCCCAAATACCATAGTGGTTCTGTCCTCCTGAGGTCATAATGGGTGATACCATCCCTGTGTGGGGGTCGCAGCCTCCTGTGAGGAGACAACATTCTGCCCTAGTCCTGCGGATGCCACAAAACTGATGAGTCAGCGGTTACCTAGGAGACAGCGAATCACAGGGCAGGGATGCGTTAACAAACTAGCTAGCTACGGCCTCGTGTGCACCTGTCTGTAAAAAAGTACACGGAGGTCCTAAAATCAACATTAGTTACGCTCAGTTCATGTCCTCTCCGCGCTCAACAGTAAAAATCTCTCCGGAACAAGCAAGTTAAAATCTCATCAGCAATTTCACGGGCCAGAACGCCGTTACCATGGCTACCCACACTTTCCACAATTGATCAAAATGCCCCAGACTGCGATGTCAATCATCTGTGGTTGCCCTGGCAACCCTCTGGCATGTACAGGCGTGAGAATCACTAGGCTAAATGTGCTAAAGGCCCCGCCCacgaggcgtcgccaaaaacatgtGTCAGGGCTCCCCACAGCAGGTACAGTTATTGCACTATCTAGGAGACTGGGATGGTGCCTACAACACCACTCCACCCCCTCGctcaggggaggggggcgcccccTACACACGGGAGGGGGCGACCCCCTCCgcacaggggaggggggcacagaagAACAACACATTTACAGGAAAATTCCGTCCTTAAAAAAGCCAGAGGGTGACAGTCTTACATCACACATCCCAGGGACATAAATTAATGACATACATAATTTATGCGCATATTTAAAAATTGTCTatacaggtcagaggttaatCTTGACTGTGAATGGGTGAAGCCGTGCAACAAAGTGTGGACAGAGGACAAAGGTCAAAGGCCGCCCGTAGATCGGGGGCAGattttggtatgtacatgtatcgtcCACACTAGCCAGTAACAGACGTCGGCCCGGCCATGCGATCGGTCCGGCTCTCAGCGCCGGCTCTCAAACAACTTTTCACCCCCCAGCCAGACGTGGCATAACCCAGACTGGTCCACTGCAGAAAGGGGGTGTTTGTCCCTCCCCCGTCCGAGGGAGGGTGGAATCAGGAGTCGCATGGCCGTGCCTGTAGCCTTCACAAAAGCACTCCACAAACCGGTTTTAATCGAGGTACAAACCACGCACGTACGCGCACGGACGTGACTCAGAGGACACGAGGTGTAAATATCTTAGCTGATCCAAGGGCGGACGGAATGGCGGTGAGACAGACATTCCGTGCGCgattgggaggggggtggagggCCCAGGATTAGAGTACCTGATATGCGTACTAAGTTGTGACAGGCGCCCGGGACGCCCGCGCGTCTCACACCAGGTTATATTCCTTCAGGTTCAGCTGCAGAATCGTATCCTTGACTGCGGCGAACACGAACCGGATGTTTTCTGTGTCGGTGGCACACGTGAAGTGGGAATAGATGATCTTGTCGCTGTCCGGATTCAAGTCCACAAACATCTTCAGGATAAACTCTCTTGCCGCCTGCGCATCTCGCTGTGGACCTgcgcaaagaaacaaacaagaaacataaacaacaaatatCTTCAGGATAAACTCTTTTTGCTGCCTCTGTATCTCACTGTGGACCTGCCGAAGCAAACCaataataaacaacaaacataaaacacaaaCATCTCAGCCTATGCAACTAGCTGTGGAGTTGGGAAAACCAACAATTTATACATAAATAACAaacatcagggctcgaaattcagttttgggaataggtgcactggtgcacccaacctagaaaattgggtgcaccaaaataattttgggtacaccacataaaataaagtagaatgtaactattgtgagCAAAACCTAacgacaaaccttactgttcctcttcatgcgcgtttggcacgcgatctcggcaagcagttttgaagctttcaaaatcaaaattaactcaaattctaacatcaagattttatcattttcttacacttagatgtcaagaatatgctgtctactagtgtgcagtgatacctttacacatttaaccatacaaaaaatatttgggtgcactggtaaaaaattaggtgcacagatccAAAattgcacccagtatttctagACCTGAACATGAATGATAAATTCAGGATATACTCGATCATACTCacactaaaacacacacacaaacagattcacgaacacacacacagccataTATAACGTACCATCGAATTCTGGAAAGTAGTCTACTAGATGTGAGTACATAATcttctccacacacacacacacacacacacacacacacgaacacacacagacagccatATATAACGTACCGTCGAATTCTGGAAAGTAGTCTACTAGATGTGAGTACATAATCttctccacacacacaaacacacacacacacacacacacacagacagccatATATAACGTACCGTCGAATTCTGGAAAGTAGTCTACTAGATGTGAGTACATAATCttctccacacacacaaacacacacacacacacacgaacacacacacacacagacagctatATATAACGTACCATCGAATTCTGGAAAGTAGTCTACTAGATGTGAGTACATAATCttctccacacacacaaacactcacacacacacacacgaacacacacagacagccatATATAACGTACCGTCGAATTCTGGAAAGTAGTCTACTAGATGTGAGTACATAATCttctccacacacacaaacacacacacacacacacgaacacacacacacacagacagctatATATAACGTACCATCGAATTCTGGAAAGTAGTCTACTAGATGTGAGTACATAATCttctccacacacacaaacactcacacacatacacacagacagccaTATATAACGTACCATCGAATTCTGGAAAGTAGTCAACTAGATGTGAGTACATAATCttctccacacacacaaaaaaaaaacacacacacacacacacacacgaacacacacacacacaaacacatataacGTACCATCGAATTCTGGAAAGTAGTCTACTAGATGTGAGTACATAATCTTCTCCTCCAACAAGTCCTTCTTGTTGAGGAACAGGATGACGGAGGAGTTCTGGAACCAGGGGTACGTGATTATCGTCCTGAACAGAGCTTTACTCTCCTCCATGCGATtctgcaacaaaaacacaacaaaatcaaCGTTTACTTCAGTTCAACACAGAACACGGCTCGTTGAGACCCAATTAAACATCTTTTGAATGAAACTACGGGTTGTGATGACAGATATTTGACCTTGGAACCAATCATAAGGAAGCTTGTTCCCTAGCGATGTAGCTGGGAACCAATCACGAGGAAGCTTGTTCCCTAGCGATGTAGCTGGGAACCAATCACGAGGAAGCTTGTTCCATAGAGATGTAGTTCTAGGAAAAAAGCTTCCACATGAAGTTCACTTGGACAACAACAGGGAGCGCTGTTTGGATACTGATGTTTCCTCAGTATTTGTCTTGCTTTTTTTAAAGCCTGGGtttcttgacattttctcaGTACATGTTTGAGTTGAAAAGGTACTCGGGCCTTCAGTTTTGCAAGAATAAAATATTCAACAGTGACATCAGTAAACAATCCTTCAGGTAAACAATTGTTCAggtaaacaagtaaacaattgTTCAGGTAAGCAAACAAGTACAGACCTCCATTTGGTCAAGTGAACACAACATAGGCATGTTCCATTAATTTTCCTGGGGGGGGGAATGGAAGATTTTCTGTTCCCCCAGAAAAATTAGTGGAACGGCCCAGAGCATCATCGTCTAAATGGTAGATTCTCCAGATGCATGCACGTTCAGCCAACGAACTCTGGCATGCTCAGCTCTCCGTCAGAGGCGTCAATCAAATCATCAAACCAAAAATGATCATGCATCGTGCACACAGGGCGTGCAGTGCACCTCGGGACATGCACGGCGCACAACGGGACATGCACGGTGCACAACATGATGTGCAACCCGTCCGCATGCAGGGAAACAAAACAATGCCTTAAATAAAAAATGCCAAGTAATGATAAAGGTAAAGAAATCAACTCTCAAACAAATCATGCAACTTAGATGCGATGTTATATAAACAGAAAAGTAGAAggagaaaagaaaagacaactGTTGGATGTTACCTCGTTGTCGGACTCTACCAAAACTTGATCATATTCACTTAAGGCGACAAGGAACATGATCGACGTCACGTTCTCAAAACAATGGATCCACTTCCTGCgctctgacctctgacctccgacATCCACCATTCTGTGGAGGGGAAATGCAAGGTTGTTATGGttactgttgccatggtaaccacgGTTGTAATGGCAACCATGGTAACACACGGCAAGATGCCCGACCTGGTCTTCTGATGAGGAGCTGCCTGCTgaaaaggtgaaaggtcaaaagGTGCAGATCACCTAGGGTCAGAGTTCATAAGGTCAACCAGGGAGGCACAAAGATGAAAACTGAATGTTCTTTTACCGACATGAAGAAATTAATCACGGAACAATGCGCTTCTAAaaaattgtgtttgtttgtgtaactgttgcaatatttgtttgtttgatacaagatgttttcatgtttgtgcCTGAAACAGAAGGAACAGCCTGAAGGTGGGCAGGGTTAGAGGTTAAAGGGTACCAGGTCAGGGGTGAGGGGTGAGTACCTCGGATGGGTTCTCCACCAGCATCATGTCATACTCGCTAATCGCGATGAGAAACAGCACGGACGTGACCTGCTCGAAGCAGTGGATCCACTTGCGCCGCTCCGCACGCTGGCCCCCCACATCCACCATCCTGCGGCCGCGGGCAACGTGAGAGCCGTGTAACGTGTTAGCCAGGACCGTCGTGTAACGTGATAGCCGGATCGCCATGGAGCGCAGAGTAGCGCCGTGTGGCGAATAGTCAAGAGTGTAGCAGAGAATGGAACAGTTGGATTAGGACAGCGGACAGACAAGAAATATGAGGTGCTACAaacttatgtgtgtgtgtgtggggggggggggggggggggggggtaatatgtgtgtgtgggattatgtgtttgtgtgtgtgggataatatatgaatgaattaatgaatgaactttattgctggacagttgtacatggtacaatgaatggcaacaatgacaagacAATCAATTATATAAGTGCTTGGGTCAGACTGGCTATCTTTAACCAGGTTGTTAAGATTTTTAATAATATGTGTGTGGGGataatatatgtgtgtgtgtgggggggggtagtatgtttgtgtttgtgtggtaGTAATAGTGGTAGTCACACCCCTGTAAAAGTGTCAAATTTTGTgaatcaaaagtacaaaaacaGCATAGAAAAGCTATGGTAACCATAGTTGCTATGGTAACACCCtgctgtcaccatggtaaccatggTTATAGAATGATTCTGCGGTCACAACAGTTTTTGTCTTCCCAGCACCATCTGGTTTATACCAGCCATGATCTAATAATTCTTTAGACTACCATAATACCAAATGAATTGCAAACAAATCTTCTAAAATCCATTTTCCCCTGTAAATTAGGGGCTAATGGTGGAGATCTGAATGTTGTCAAACAAGGGATTAAAACACACCAACACACTAATGCTGGGCAGTCCCTAGCTTTAATCACCCCCTACTAGCACTGGACTGTCCCTAAATTTGATCACTTCCTTTCGACCAATCCTGAACTTTCCCTATGCTGGCCACTCCTCCTAACCAATACTGGAATGTCCCTAAGCTGTCCATCCCCCCTAACAATACTGGAATGCCCCTAGGCTGTCCATCCCCCCTAACAATACTGGCATGTCCCTAGGCTGTCCATCCCCCCTAACAATACTGGAATGCCCCTAGGCTGTCCATCCCCCTAACAATACTGGCATGTCCCTAGGCTGTCCATCCCCCCTAACAATACTAGACTGTCCCTAGGCAGTCCATCCCCCCTAACAATACTGGACTGTCCCTAAGCCCCCCACCCCGCTGCGGCTCACCTGAATATGACGTTGTCCAGGTCGAATGGGTACTCGATGATTCCTGTTGTCGGGACTCGAACCCTCAAAACGTCTTGCTCTGTGGGTAAGTAGTCTGGTTCTGCAATCCGGTCTAGATCGGACAAGTAGCTGCAAGAAGGATGTTACAGAAGTTACCAACAGCACAAAATCGCAGTTTTGCTGAAGGGCGGTTCTACCAGCAATATGCATCTGTCAGGTTACATTCATTATTTTGCTGGATCTGTAAGCTGATACTCACTATTTTGCTGAATCTGTAAGCTGATACGCACTATTTTGCTGGATCTGTAAGCTGATACTCACTATTTTGCTGAATCTGTAAGCTG contains these protein-coding regions:
- the LOC136425223 gene encoding spidroin-2-like → MDGPGGRGALETAPGGGVCRRQPRGRGVRETAPGGGGAGDSPGGWGVRETAPGGGVRWRQPQGGGGVCGRQPRGAGCAGDSPGVRGVRETAPGGGVRWRQPRGAGCAGDSPGGQGALETAPGAGCAGDSPGGGVCGRQPQGAGCAGDSPGGRGALETAPGAGCAGDSPGGQGALETAPGCGVCGRQPRGAGCAGDSPGGGVCGRQPRGAGGRETARGGGVCGRQPRGAGCAGDSPGGQGALETAPGAGCAGDSPGGRWRRPRGLGCAGDSPGGRGVRETAPGAGCAGDSPGGQGALETAPGGGVRWRQPRGRGVRETAPGAGCAGDSPGGRGGGRQPGGAGCAGDSPGVRGVRETAPGGRVRWRQPRGRGVRETAPGGGGDGPGGWGVRETAPGGGVCGRQPRGRGVRETAPGGRVRWRQPRGAGCAGDSPGGGVCGRQPRGVLERAPGAGAPQ